The following coding sequences lie in one Myxococcus xanthus genomic window:
- a CDS encoding NADase-type glycan-binding domain-containing protein — translation MILLSLLLAATPPVMLEPDAGSANRLHPRRVTASSFLENGWNKHAQNYLPLYIADDDPATAWVEGAKGRGEGEAIEWWGPALSRAKTYRLFLRNGFQKSDKLFRANARPRKVKLEPLVQGETGPQVTGTVLETELKDILGWQEVRLPVPNKVHGVRLTLVSTYPGTSYDDTCLSDFRVYVEGEDPYKPEAEAAAFEQVRAFALERKQAATRSGSASKMEWAPRYELETLLTLERSYEEGEPPRGNTYAVGLFSTVPVKDSYKSALERAKKVAELFDRASLDYEGQDSEARAKWTRVKPAQLKAQTASARTALSAMESDGIVRIAGLLHLGDASFFEADASQAQMLASIEKLDKKEAQQTKACISKCEKRRAAASEDSYDCSCAGECTGCGDPNLPAAEKLKHQLTGGDFLLGSLARPTAFLRGKSELSGSRESWYAFRQTLVTYAGEKADVVLTNDHTDIMMEGTVSLRIHVIDWGETNGKASPTAITSFLVSETRVQVLRYRPAPRV, via the coding sequence ATGATTCTCCTGTCGCTCCTCCTTGCCGCGACACCGCCCGTCATGCTCGAGCCCGATGCGGGGTCGGCGAACCGGCTGCATCCCCGCCGTGTGACGGCTTCCTCCTTCCTGGAGAACGGTTGGAACAAGCACGCGCAGAACTACCTGCCGCTCTACATCGCGGATGACGACCCGGCCACCGCCTGGGTGGAAGGCGCCAAGGGCCGCGGCGAGGGCGAGGCCATCGAGTGGTGGGGACCAGCGCTGTCGCGCGCGAAGACGTACCGCCTGTTCCTTCGCAATGGCTTCCAGAAGTCCGACAAGCTCTTCCGCGCCAACGCCCGGCCTCGCAAGGTGAAGCTGGAGCCGCTGGTCCAGGGAGAGACGGGTCCCCAGGTGACGGGCACCGTGCTGGAGACGGAGCTGAAGGACATCCTCGGCTGGCAGGAAGTCCGCCTGCCCGTCCCGAACAAGGTCCACGGCGTGCGGCTCACGCTCGTCTCCACCTATCCCGGGACGTCCTACGACGACACCTGCCTCAGTGACTTCCGCGTGTACGTGGAGGGGGAAGACCCCTACAAGCCGGAGGCCGAGGCCGCGGCCTTCGAGCAGGTCCGCGCCTTCGCGCTCGAGCGGAAGCAGGCCGCCACCCGCAGCGGTAGCGCATCCAAGATGGAGTGGGCGCCCCGCTACGAACTGGAGACACTGCTCACGCTGGAGCGCTCCTACGAGGAAGGTGAACCTCCGCGGGGCAATACCTACGCCGTCGGACTGTTCTCCACGGTTCCGGTGAAGGACAGCTACAAGTCGGCGCTGGAGCGCGCGAAGAAGGTGGCCGAGCTCTTCGACCGCGCGAGCCTCGACTACGAAGGTCAGGACTCCGAGGCGCGCGCGAAGTGGACACGCGTCAAGCCGGCGCAGCTCAAGGCCCAGACGGCCTCGGCGCGCACGGCCCTGTCCGCCATGGAGAGCGACGGCATCGTGCGCATCGCGGGGCTGCTCCACCTGGGAGACGCGTCCTTCTTCGAGGCGGATGCCAGCCAGGCGCAGATGCTGGCGAGCATCGAGAAGTTGGACAAGAAGGAGGCCCAGCAGACCAAGGCCTGCATCAGCAAGTGCGAGAAGCGCCGCGCGGCGGCCAGCGAGGACAGCTACGACTGCTCCTGCGCGGGCGAGTGCACCGGCTGCGGCGACCCCAACCTCCCCGCGGCAGAGAAGCTCAAACACCAGCTCACCGGCGGCGACTTCCTCCTGGGCTCACTCGCCCGCCCCACGGCATTCCTGCGGGGCAAGTCCGAGCTCTCCGGGAGCCGTGAGTCCTGGTACGCCTTCCGCCAGACGCTCGTCACCTACGCGGGCGAGAAGGCGGATGTCGTTCTCACGAACGACCACACGGACATCATGATGGAGGGCACCGTCTCCCTTCGCATCCATGTCATCGACTGGGGTGAGACGAACGGCAAGGCGAGCCCGACGGCCATCACCAGCTTCCTCGTCTCCGAGACCCGGGTCCAGGTGCTGCGCTACCGCCCGGCGCCTCGGGTCTGA
- a CDS encoding multiheme c-type cytochrome, protein MSVLVLFTCSLLATAPTPRFPKGTARMEVGPAPHGLPDWNVQRCAECHTVQVDSWRHSGHATARTDDVFQVALTEDRPGWCVQCHAPLARNLERGPLPKDSPPEEHGVTCAGCHAPTSNEGQAPGMPCAGCHQFGFPVVTSAGQRVRLSSTQLQQDTVGEWRRWQTQSGDTRHCTSCHMPQGNHGFGGTRRTESLKAALRVEQAGASLRVSTLEVGHAFPSGDVMRWVSVDVSEDPLFESSRTVATFGRSLEVREWPHEPLPHLGAVEDTRLLPGETRKVPVPAGARYARVVYHLVSREQEDSGLYPPGLSQLVLWASPLQPFPPLHTPKERTP, encoded by the coding sequence GTGTCCGTGCTCGTCCTCTTCACCTGTTCGCTGCTGGCCACAGCGCCCACGCCACGTTTTCCCAAGGGCACCGCGCGAATGGAAGTGGGACCCGCGCCGCATGGCCTGCCGGACTGGAATGTCCAGCGCTGCGCGGAATGCCACACCGTCCAGGTGGACTCCTGGCGACACAGCGGGCACGCAACGGCCCGCACGGATGACGTCTTTCAGGTCGCGTTGACCGAGGACCGGCCCGGCTGGTGTGTGCAATGTCACGCGCCGCTCGCCCGGAACCTGGAGCGGGGCCCGCTTCCCAAGGACAGTCCTCCCGAGGAACACGGTGTCACCTGCGCCGGCTGCCATGCGCCCACGAGCAACGAAGGCCAGGCGCCCGGAATGCCCTGCGCGGGCTGTCACCAGTTCGGCTTCCCCGTGGTGACGAGCGCGGGGCAGCGGGTGCGGCTGTCCTCCACGCAGCTTCAACAGGACACGGTGGGAGAGTGGCGCCGCTGGCAGACCCAGAGCGGCGACACGCGCCATTGCACGTCCTGCCACATGCCCCAGGGGAATCACGGCTTCGGCGGCACGCGGCGCACCGAGTCCCTCAAGGCCGCGCTTCGGGTGGAACAGGCGGGCGCATCACTCCGCGTCTCCACACTCGAGGTGGGCCATGCGTTCCCCTCGGGTGACGTCATGCGCTGGGTGAGCGTGGACGTGTCCGAAGACCCACTCTTCGAATCCTCCCGCACCGTGGCCACGTTCGGCCGCAGCCTGGAGGTCCGGGAGTGGCCCCACGAGCCCCTGCCCCACCTGGGCGCGGTGGAGGACACACGCCTTCTGCCAGGAGAGACACGCAAAGTGCCGGTCCCCGCGGGGGCTCGGTACGCGCGCGTCGTCTACCACCTCGTGTCCCGCGAGCAGGAAGACTCGGGGCTCTATCCGCCGGGCCTGTCCCAGCTCGTGCTCTGGGCCTCGCCCCTCCAACCCTTTCCGCCGCTCCACACCCCGAAGGAACGCACGCCATGA
- a CDS encoding zinc-dependent alcohol dehydrogenase family protein — MKAYEIQAGFGLDKLVQVERPDPTPGPMQVRVRVKATSLNSRDLMMVEGRYNPRQKLPLIPNSDAAGVVDAVGPGVTRVKPGDRVMSLFSQAWSAGEPTRAAQVSTLGGPLDGALADTVLLHEDGAVPTPAYLSDAEAATLPCAAVTAWSALVTHGALKSGDSVLLQGTGGVSIFALQIAKLLGARIIITSSSDAKLARARTLGAHEGINYGTTPDWDKAARALTGGVGVDHVVEVGGAGTFEKSLRAVRPGGTVSVIGVLSGGAGAMPLTPILMQNLRVQGIFVGHRQSFDALNRAFALHTVRPVVDRVFEFSEARAAFEHLKSGAHFGKVVVRVG; from the coding sequence ATGAAAGCCTATGAAATCCAAGCGGGGTTCGGGTTGGACAAGCTGGTTCAGGTCGAGCGGCCGGACCCGACGCCCGGCCCCATGCAGGTACGGGTGCGTGTGAAGGCCACGAGCCTCAACTCGCGCGACTTGATGATGGTGGAGGGGCGTTACAACCCCCGGCAGAAGCTGCCACTCATTCCCAACTCGGACGCGGCGGGCGTGGTGGATGCGGTGGGCCCGGGTGTGACGCGGGTGAAGCCCGGTGACCGGGTGATGAGCCTCTTTTCCCAGGCCTGGAGCGCCGGAGAGCCCACGCGGGCGGCGCAGGTGAGCACGCTGGGCGGACCGTTGGACGGTGCCCTCGCGGACACGGTGCTGCTGCACGAGGACGGCGCGGTGCCCACGCCCGCCTATCTCTCCGATGCAGAGGCTGCGACGCTGCCGTGCGCGGCCGTGACGGCGTGGAGCGCGCTGGTCACCCATGGGGCGCTCAAGTCGGGAGACTCCGTCTTGCTTCAGGGCACCGGGGGCGTGTCCATCTTCGCGTTGCAGATTGCCAAGCTGCTGGGCGCGCGAATCATCATCACCTCCAGCAGTGACGCCAAGCTGGCGCGAGCCCGGACGCTCGGCGCGCATGAAGGCATCAACTACGGGACGACGCCGGACTGGGACAAGGCGGCGCGCGCGCTGACGGGCGGCGTGGGCGTGGACCACGTGGTGGAAGTGGGTGGGGCGGGGACCTTCGAGAAGTCGCTGCGCGCGGTTCGGCCCGGCGGCACGGTGTCTGTGATTGGCGTGCTCAGCGGCGGCGCCGGTGCGATGCCGCTGACGCCCATTCTCATGCAGAACCTGCGGGTGCAGGGCATCTTCGTGGGCCACCGGCAGAGCTTCGACGCGCTCAACCGGGCCTTCGCGCTGCACACCGTGCGCCCGGTGGTGGACCGCGTCTTCGAGTTCTCCGAGGCACGCGCTGCCTTCGAGCACCTCAAGAGTGGGGCGCACTTCGGGAAGGTGGTCGTCCGGGTGGGGTGA